A stretch of Apostichopus japonicus isolate 1M-3 chromosome 9, ASM3797524v1, whole genome shotgun sequence DNA encodes these proteins:
- the LOC139974538 gene encoding fibrinogen-like protein A — translation MLDHLITVTVFTFFILAAGFLVICDGQVINPIHHGNSRVRRSTECNACFYYQEPQYPRDCEDVYDNRCEFQTQESGVYMIQPDGAPEPFNVFCNNSVDGGKWTVFQRRMDGDVDFNRTWAEYREGFGFLQREFWLGNDKLAYLTNQGEYELRIDLVNKIGNAYHAKYNLFRISDEWSKYRMVDLGSFLPESTAVFDALSYHRNMSFSTYDNDNDVATTFGLNCAVYFHGAWWYQNCYHSSLNGDYFGCDECHQSISWQGLPGSQSNIKYTEMKIRSIA, via the exons ATGCTGGATCACCTGATAACTGTTACCGTCTTTACTTTTTTTATACTGGCTGCTGGCTTCCTAGTGATTTGCGATGGACAGGTG ATAAACCCAATTCATCATGGCAATTCACGTGTGAGAAGAAGCACTGAGT GTAACGCGTGTTTCTACTATCAAGAACCACAATATCCAAGAGATTGCGAAGATGTTTACGACAATCGTTGCGAATTTCAAACTCAAGAATCTGGAGTTTATATGATTCAGCCTGATGGTGCACCAGAACCTTTCAACGTgttttgtaataattcagttGATGGTGGTAAATGGACG GTATTTCAACGTCGAATGGATGGCGATGTCGACTTCAACCGTACATGGGCTGAATATCGAGAAGGCTTTGGCTTTTTACAACGTGAATTCTGGCTTGGTAACGACAAACTGGCTTACTTGACCAATCAGGGGGAATACGAACTTCGGATCGACCTCGTTAATAAGATCGGAAACGCCTATCACGCAAAGTACAACCTCTTCCGCATTAGTGACGAATGGTCGAAGTACCGAATGGTGGACCTAGGTTCTTTCTTGCCTGAGAGTACAGCAG TTTTTGACGCGCTTTCTTATCATCGAAATATGTCATTCAGCACctatgacaatgacaatgatgtTGCAACTACTTTTGGTCTGAACTGTGCTGTCTATTTCCATGGCGCCTGGTGGTACCAGAATTGTTACCATTCTAGCCTCAACGGTGACTACTTTGGCTGCGATGAATGTCATCAGAGTATTAGTTGGCAAGGTCTTCCTGGAAGCCAAAGTAACATAAAGTATACGGAAATGAAAATTCGCTCTATAGCCTGA
- the LOC139973617 gene encoding fibrinogen-like protein A: MLDHLITVTVFILSILAAGFLVICDGQVINPIHHGNSRVRRSTGCNACFYYQETQYPRDCKDVYYNRCEFQTQESGVYMIQPDGAPEPFNVFCNNSVDGGKWTVFQRRMDGAVDFNRTWDEYREGFGFLQREFWLGNDKLAYLTNQGEYELRIDFVNKIGNAYHAKYNLFRISDEWSKYRLVDLGSFLSESTAGFDALSYHRNMSFSTYDNDNDIATIFGRNCAVYFHGAWWYQSCYHSHLNGDYFGCNDCLQSINWERLPGSRHNIMYTEMKIRPIA; this comes from the exons ATGCTAGATCACCTGATAACTGTTACCGTCTTTATTTTGTCTATACTGGCTGCTGGCTTCCTAGTGATTTGCGATGGACAGGTG ATAAACCCAATTCATCATGGCAATTCACGTGTGAGAAGAAGCACTGGGT GTAACGCGTGTTTCTACTATCAAGAAACACAATATCCAAGAGATTGCAAAGATGTTTACTACAATCGTTGCGAATTTCAAACTCAAGAATCTGGAGTTTATATGATTCAGCCTGATGGTGCACCAGAACCTTTCAACGTgttttgtaataattcagttGATGGCGGTAAATGGACG GTATTTCAACGTCGAATGGATGGCGCTGTCGACTTCAACCGTACCTGGGATGAATATCGAGAAGGCTTTGGCTTTTTACAACGTGAATTCTGGCTTGGTAACGACAAACTGGCTTACTTGACCAATCAGGGGGAATACGAACTTCGGATTGACTTCGTTAATAAGATCGGAAACGCCTATCACGCAAAGTACAACCTCTTCCGCATTAGTGACGAATGGTCTAAGTACCGACTGGTGGACCTAGGATCGTTCTTGTCTGAGAGTACAGCAG GTTTTGACGCGCTTTCTTATCATCGAAATATGTCATTCAGCACCTATGATAATGACAATGATATTGCAACTATTTTTGGTCGGAACTGTGCTGTATATTTCCATGGTGCCTGGTGGTACCAGAGTTGTTACCATTCTCACCTCAATGGCGACTACTTTGGCTGCAACGACTGTCTGCAGAGTATTAATTGGGAAAGATTACCTGGAAGCCGACATAACATAATGTATACGGAAATGAAAATTCGCCCTATAGCCTGA